A genomic region of Denticeps clupeoides chromosome 17, fDenClu1.1, whole genome shotgun sequence contains the following coding sequences:
- the parp16 gene encoding protein mono-ADP-ribosyltransferase PARP16, translating to MQPPLPPGTVRELVRSCLHRDPVAADLRCSLFLAAVQSYKRDSVLRPFPPQYVHGDNKDFDALLKDVSSLPGVRELVRLRPGEGDHYLALAHWILSSKSFAVKTLQKEEYGKLCSLTETTGTATPVPDFLFEVEYCEQMNTKFEKTRAGRDLIYAFHGSRLENFHSIIHNGLHCHLNKTSLFGEGTYLTSDLSMAVLYSPHGNGWKESLLGPLLSCIALCEIIDHPDVKCQVKKKDSESIDHQRLRAKNSEGGDVPEKYFVVTNNQLLRVKYLMVYSQKRYRARNAAGTSWFVRHHFAIMMSLYLLLLMFIGAFNSTSFQSFWHRIFR from the exons ATGCAGCCTCCACTCCCCCCTGGCACCGTGAGAGAGCTGGTGAGGTCCTGCCTCCACCGGGACCCCGTAGCTGCAGACCTGCGCTGCAGCCTGTTCCTGGCTGCGGTTCAGAGCTACAAGCGGGACTCTGTGTTGAGACCATTCCCTCCGCAGTATGTTCATGGAGATAATAAGGACTTTGATGCCCTG CTGAAAGATGTGAGCTCACTGCCTGGCGTCCGGGAATTGGTCCGACTAAGGCCTGGGGAAGGAGATCACTACCTGGCACTAGCTCATTGGATTCTCTCTTCTAAGAGCTTTGCAGTGAAGACACTACAAAAGGAGGAG tATGGCAAACTCTGCAGTTTGACAGAGACTACAGGGACTGCAACACCAGTCCCGGACTTTTTATTTGAAGTAGAATACTGtgaacaaatgaacacaaaatttGAGAAGACACGAGCTGGGCGCGACCTTATCTATGCTTTTCATGGAAGCCGCTTGGAAAATTTCCATTCCATCATTCATAATGGTTTACACTGTCACCTAAATAAG ACATCATTATTTGGAGAAGGCACCTATCTCACCAGCGACCTCAGCATGGCTGTCCTCTACAGCCCTCATGGCAACGGTTGGAAAGAGAGTCTGTTGGGACCATTGCTAAGTTGCATTGCACTGTGTGAGATAATTGATCACCCGGATGTGAAGTGTCAAGTCAAGAAGAAAG ATTCTGAAAGCATTGACCATCAACGTCTGAGGGCCAAGAATAGCGAAGGAGGTGATGTGCCTGAGAAGTATTTTGTCGTGACAAACAACCAGTTGCTCAGGGTTAAATATCTGATGGTGTACTCACAGAAACGCTACCGAGCCAG AAATGCTGCAGGGACGTCATGGTTTGTCAGACACCATTTCGCAATTATGATGAGTTTGTATCTCCTGCTCCTCATGTTCATTGGTGCCTTCAACTCCACTTCATTCCAGTCTTTCTGGCACAGAATATTCCGATGA
- the eif3ja gene encoding eukaryotic translation initiation factor 3 subunit J-A isoform X2: MMTTRTTTMMMMMMTTTTTKTPRALRHKQVWVKYPMLLKNVCYLQLTFLFSDVKSTEKKKLSEKIKEKEELERKEEELKKAFEESKESDQLTSEEELAERLRVQKLQEDSDLELAKDAFGVANNVTGIDAMSPTSKDDFTEFEKLLKDKILPYEKSIHYSSFLESLFRDLCLSLEVEDLKKINNSLTVLLSEKQRQEKQSKGKKKKKGVLPGGGLKAKMKDDLADYGPDSPTETRRHSSSTKLQRLHARLHKSVMCLQNAPHHSIASSFHQPARPE, translated from the exons ATGATGACGACGaggacgacgacgatgatgatgatgatgatgacgacgacgacgacgaagACGCCAAGGGCGCTGAGACACAAACAGGTATGGGTGAAGTATCCCATGCTTTTGAAAAACGTTTGTTATTTAcagttaacatttttattttcagacgTAAAATccacagaaaagaagaaactgagtgaaaaaataaaagaaaaggaagaactGGAAAGGAAGGAAGAGGAGCTTAAAAAAGCG TTTGAAGAGTCTAAAGAAAGCGATCAACTCACATCGGAAGAAGAGCTGGCAGAAAGACTTCGAGTACAGAAGTTGCAAGAAGATTCTGACTTGGAATTGGCAAAAGATGCATTTG GTGTTGCTAACAATGTAACAGGAATCGACGCCATGAGCCCTACGTCCAAAGATGACTTCACAGAGTTTGAGAAGTTGCTTAAAGACAAAATACTTCCGTATGAGAAATCAATACACTATTCCAGCTTCTTAGAGTCCCTGTTCCGAGACCTCTGTCTTTCAT TGGAGGTGGAAGACTTAAAGAAAATCAACAATTCACTTACAGTGTTGCTCAGTGAGAAGCAAAGACAAGAAAAG CAAAgcaaaggaaagaagaaaaagaaggggGTATTGCCAGGAGGAGGCCTGAAAGCGAAGATGAAGGATGACCTAGCAGACTATG GCCCAGATTCACCAACAGAGACTCGGCGCCACTCTTCTTCAACTAAGCTGCAGCGTCTCCACGCGAGGCTGCACAAGAGTGTAATGTGTCTGCAGAATGCACCACATCACTCCATCGCCTCATCTTTTCATCAACCAGCAAGGCCTGAGTGA
- the eif3ja gene encoding eukaryotic translation initiation factor 3 subunit J-A isoform X1: protein MADGDSWDTDTFEPNETAKKAAVLDKWEGEDEDEDVKENWDDDDEDDDDDDDDDDDDDDEDAKGAETQTDVKSTEKKKLSEKIKEKEELERKEEELKKAFEESKESDQLTSEEELAERLRVQKLQEDSDLELAKDAFGVANNVTGIDAMSPTSKDDFTEFEKLLKDKILPYEKSIHYSSFLESLFRDLCLSLEVEDLKKINNSLTVLLSEKQRQEKQSKGKKKKKGVLPGGGLKAKMKDDLADYGPDSPTETRRHSSSTKLQRLHARLHKSVMCLQNAPHHSIASSFHQPARPE, encoded by the exons ATGGCGGACGGCGATTCTTGGG ATACGGACACTTTCGAGCCGAATGAAACGGCCAAAAAGGCGGCAGTCCTTGACAAATGGGAAGGGGAAGACGAGGACGAAGATGTGAAG GAGAACTGGGATGATGACGACGaggacgacgacgatgatgatgatgatgatgacgacgacgacgacgaagACGCCAAGGGCGCTGAGACACAAACAG acgTAAAATccacagaaaagaagaaactgagtgaaaaaataaaagaaaaggaagaactGGAAAGGAAGGAAGAGGAGCTTAAAAAAGCG TTTGAAGAGTCTAAAGAAAGCGATCAACTCACATCGGAAGAAGAGCTGGCAGAAAGACTTCGAGTACAGAAGTTGCAAGAAGATTCTGACTTGGAATTGGCAAAAGATGCATTTG GTGTTGCTAACAATGTAACAGGAATCGACGCCATGAGCCCTACGTCCAAAGATGACTTCACAGAGTTTGAGAAGTTGCTTAAAGACAAAATACTTCCGTATGAGAAATCAATACACTATTCCAGCTTCTTAGAGTCCCTGTTCCGAGACCTCTGTCTTTCAT TGGAGGTGGAAGACTTAAAGAAAATCAACAATTCACTTACAGTGTTGCTCAGTGAGAAGCAAAGACAAGAAAAG CAAAgcaaaggaaagaagaaaaagaaggggGTATTGCCAGGAGGAGGCCTGAAAGCGAAGATGAAGGATGACCTAGCAGACTATG GCCCAGATTCACCAACAGAGACTCGGCGCCACTCTTCTTCAACTAAGCTGCAGCGTCTCCACGCGAGGCTGCACAAGAGTGTAATGTGTCTGCAGAATGCACCACATCACTCCATCGCCTCATCTTTTCATCAACCAGCAAGGCCTGAGTGA
- the eif3ja gene encoding eukaryotic translation initiation factor 3 subunit J-A isoform X3 codes for MADGDSWDTDTFEPNETAKKAAVLDKWEGEDEDEDVKENWDDDDEDDDDDDDDDDDDDDEDAKGAETQTDVKSTEKKKLSEKIKEKEELERKEEELKKAFEESKESDQLTSEEELAERLRVQKLQEDSDLELAKDAFGVANNVTGIDAMSPTSKDDFTEFEKLLKDKILPYEKSIHYSSFLESLFRDLCLSLEVEDLKKINNSLTVLLSEKQRQEKQSKGKKKKKGVLPGGGLKAKMKDDLADYGEFDGGYVQEYEDFM; via the exons ATGGCGGACGGCGATTCTTGGG ATACGGACACTTTCGAGCCGAATGAAACGGCCAAAAAGGCGGCAGTCCTTGACAAATGGGAAGGGGAAGACGAGGACGAAGATGTGAAG GAGAACTGGGATGATGACGACGaggacgacgacgatgatgatgatgatgatgacgacgacgacgacgaagACGCCAAGGGCGCTGAGACACAAACAG acgTAAAATccacagaaaagaagaaactgagtgaaaaaataaaagaaaaggaagaactGGAAAGGAAGGAAGAGGAGCTTAAAAAAGCG TTTGAAGAGTCTAAAGAAAGCGATCAACTCACATCGGAAGAAGAGCTGGCAGAAAGACTTCGAGTACAGAAGTTGCAAGAAGATTCTGACTTGGAATTGGCAAAAGATGCATTTG GTGTTGCTAACAATGTAACAGGAATCGACGCCATGAGCCCTACGTCCAAAGATGACTTCACAGAGTTTGAGAAGTTGCTTAAAGACAAAATACTTCCGTATGAGAAATCAATACACTATTCCAGCTTCTTAGAGTCCCTGTTCCGAGACCTCTGTCTTTCAT TGGAGGTGGAAGACTTAAAGAAAATCAACAATTCACTTACAGTGTTGCTCAGTGAGAAGCAAAGACAAGAAAAG CAAAgcaaaggaaagaagaaaaagaaggggGTATTGCCAGGAGGAGGCCTGAAAGCGAAGATGAAGGATGACCTAGCAGACTATGGCGAGTTTGATGGGGGTTACGTGCAAGAATACGAAGACTTTATGTGA